A genomic stretch from Flavobacterium nitratireducens includes:
- a CDS encoding NAD(P)/FAD-dependent oxidoreductase: MIETDILIIGAGPTGLFAVFEAGLLKLKCHILDALPQPGGQLAELYPKKPIYDIPGFPEVLAGDLVDNLMEQIKQFEPGFTLGERAETIVKQEDGSFIVTSNEGTEFHAKVIAIAGGLGSFEPRKPLIEDIEFYENKGVKYFIKNPEEFRDKRVVIAGGGDSALDWSIFLADVASEVTLVHRRNEFRGALDSVEKVQELKNAGKIHLITPAEVVGINGAEHVESVDLDENGAHRNIPCDYFIPLFGLTPKLGPIGNWGLEIEKNAIKVNNALDYQTNIPGIFAIGDINTYPGKLKLILCGFHEATLMCQAAYQIINPGKRYVLKYTTVSGVDGFDGTRKEAPKAVVKAIN; this comes from the coding sequence ATCCTTATAATAGGAGCCGGTCCAACTGGTTTATTTGCCGTTTTTGAAGCAGGTTTATTGAAGTTAAAATGTCACATCTTAGATGCTTTGCCACAACCAGGTGGACAATTAGCTGAATTGTATCCAAAAAAACCTATTTATGATATTCCAGGATTTCCTGAAGTTTTAGCAGGAGATTTAGTTGATAACTTGATGGAGCAAATTAAGCAATTTGAGCCAGGATTTACTTTGGGAGAACGTGCTGAAACTATCGTTAAGCAAGAAGATGGTTCATTTATTGTAACTTCTAACGAAGGAACTGAATTTCATGCTAAAGTAATTGCTATTGCAGGTGGTTTAGGAAGTTTTGAACCACGTAAACCTTTAATCGAGGATATTGAATTCTACGAAAACAAAGGAGTAAAATACTTCATTAAAAATCCGGAAGAATTCAGAGACAAGCGTGTAGTTATCGCCGGAGGAGGAGACTCAGCTTTAGACTGGAGTATCTTCTTAGCTGATGTTGCTTCTGAAGTAACTTTGGTTCACCGTCGTAACGAATTCCGTGGTGCTTTAGATTCTGTTGAAAAAGTACAGGAATTAAAAAATGCGGGTAAAATCCACTTGATTACTCCTGCTGAGGTTGTGGGAATCAACGGAGCGGAGCACGTAGAGTCAGTAGATTTAGACGAAAACGGAGCACACCGTAATATTCCTTGTGATTATTTCATTCCACTTTTCGGATTGACGCCTAAATTAGGACCTATCGGAAACTGGGGGTTAGAAATCGAAAAAAATGCGATCAAAGTAAACAATGCTTTGGATTACCAAACGAACATTCCAGGAATCTTCGCTATCGGAGATATCAATACGTATCCAGGGAAATTAAAGTTAATTCTTTGTGGTTTCCATGAAGCAACTTTAATGTGTCAGGCGGCTTACCAAATTATCAATCCAGGAAAACGTTATGTATTGAAATATACTACTGTATCAGGAGTTGATGGATTTGATGGTACTCGTAAAGAAGCACCAAAAGCAGTCGTAAAAGCGATAAACTAA